One Miscanthus floridulus cultivar M001 chromosome 11, ASM1932011v1, whole genome shotgun sequence DNA window includes the following coding sequences:
- the LOC136493591 gene encoding glucan endo-1,3-beta-D-glucosidase-like, which yields MRGGDRPSASLLLFSLGLVLLYFTSGSTVGLVEGQKTWCIAKPSASNEILAQNLDYACSQVSCAVIQKGGPCYYPDSLVSRAAVAMNLYYAYSGRHPWNCYFNNSALVVQSDPTYGSCTYY from the exons ATGCGGGGAGGAGATCGGCCATCTGCATCGCTCCTGCTCTTCTCGCTGGGGCTTGTGCTCCTCTACTTCACCTCAG GCAGCACCGTTGGTCTCGTGGAGGGACAG AAAACCTGGTGCATCGCCAAGCCGTCGGCGTCGAACGAGATCCTGGCGCAGAACCTGGACTACGCGTGCTCCCAGGTGAGCTGCGCGGTGATCCAGAAAGGCGGGCCGTGCTACTACCCGGACAGCCTCGTGtcccgcgccgccgtcgccatgaACCTCTACTACGCCTACAGCGGCAGGCACCCCTGGAACTGCTACTTCAACAACTCCGCGCTCGTCGTGCAGTCCGATCCAA CTTATGGTTCGTGCACGTACTACTGA
- the LOC136493590 gene encoding uncharacterized protein, protein MTASPLLFLDPAAPAPTPSGTAASRDSSGPALDFLTAVTEEDQRIQQDDDDDDEDDGGGEDIARLMVLLGLSPPQPQPPGGGDSSSRGDDGGCDCSRADGFLAKVVGVVGPKCDREKGRLDAWIRHYHRGEGGGCREPASRTSWTTIRHGS, encoded by the coding sequence ATGACCGCGTCCCCACTCCTCTTCCTCGACCCAGCAGCACCCGCACCAACGCCCAGCGGCACGGCCGCGAGCCGCGACAGCAGCGGTCCGGCGCTGGACTTCCTCACCGCCGTCACCGAAGAGGACCAGCGCATCCaacaggacgacgacgacgacgacgaagatgACGGCGGCGGGGAGGACATCGCGCGGCTCATGGTGCTGCTCGGCCTGTCACCGCCGCAACCGCAGCCGCCGGGGGGCGGCGACAGCAGCAgccgcggcgacgacggcgggtgCGACTGCAGCCGCGCCGACGGGTTCCTGGCCAAGGTCGTGGGCGTGGTCGGCCCCAAGTGCGACAGGGAGAAGGGGAGGCTGGACGCCTGGATCCGCCATTACCACCGCGGGGAAGGCGGCGGGTGCAGGGAGCCCGCGTCAAGGACTTCTTGGACCACGATCCGCCACGGCAGTTGA
- the LOC136490781 gene encoding amine oxidase [copper-containing] zeta, peroxisomal-like, with product MAAAKEKASACCSRDAPARVAGAPVVPMRAIAASPVGKVVALAAGGGERVAASAAGASGAVIEEIAAVQPTTAKASSKGIPIMTRAQRCHPLDPLSAAEIAVAVATVRAAGRSPEERDSMRFVEVVLLEPEKNVVALADAYFFPPFQPSLLPRSKGLAVIPSRLPPRRARLVVYNKQSNETSIWIVELSEVHAATRGGHHRGKVISSEVVPDVQPAMDAMEYAECEATVKSYPPFIEAMKRRGVDDMDLVMVDAWCAGYYSEADAPSRRLGKPLIFCRTESDSPMENGYARPVEGVHVVVDMQNNAVIEFEDRKLVPLSPPDHLRNYTSGETRGGVDRSDVKPLIINQPEGPSFRINGYFVEWQKWNFRIGFTPKEGLVIYSVAYVDGSRGRRPIAHRLSFVEMVVPYGDPNEPHYRKNAFDAGEDGLGKNAHSLKKGCDCLGYIKYFDAHFTNFTGGVETIENCVCLHEEDHGILWKHQDWRTGLAEVRRSRRLTVSFICTVANYEYGFYWHFYQDGKIEAEVKLTGILSLGALMPGESRKYGTTIAPGLYAPVHQHFFVARMDMAVDCKPNEAHNQVVEVNVKVESAGTHNVHNNAFYAEEKLLKSELQAMRDCDPSSARHWIVRNTRTVNRTGQPTGYRLVPGSNCLPLALPEAKFLRRAGFLKHNLWVTQYKSDEMFPGGEFPNQNPRIHEGLPTWVKKDRPLEETDIVLWYVFGLTHIPRLEDWPVMPVERIGFMLMPHGFFNCSPAVDVPPCSSDADAKEAESPKAIQNGLISKL from the exons ATGGCCGCAGCTAAGGAAAAGGCGTCGGCATGCTGCAGCCGCGATGCGCCCGCGCGTGTCGCTGGCGCCCCTGTCGTCCCCATGCGCGCGATCGCCGCGTCCCCGGTCGGCAAGGTCGTCGCCCTCGCCGCGGGAGGCGGTGAGCGTGTCGCCGCATCGGCTGCAGGCGCAAGCGGCGCCGTGATCGAGGAGATCGCCGCGGTCCAGCCCACCACAGCGAAGGCCTCCTCCAAAG GGATACCAATAATGACAAGAGCACAGAGGTGCCACCCTTTAGACCCATTATCTGCTGCTGAAATTGCAGTTGCTGTAGCAACTGTAAGAGCTGCTGGAAGATCTCCTGAG GAAAGAGACAGCATGCGCTTTGTTGAAGTTGTGCTGTTGGAGCCAGAAAAGAATGTTGTGGCATTAGCTGATGCCTACTTCTTTCCACCTTTCCAGCCATCACTGCTCCCTAGAAGCAAAGGTCTTGCTGTTATTCCAAGCAGGTTACCTCCTAGGAGGGCCAGACTTGTTGTCTACAATAAGCAATCAAATGAGACTAGCATTTGGATAGTGGAACTATCTGAAGTGCATGCAGCTACTAGGGGTGGACATCACAGAGGGAAGGTGATATCATCTGAAGTTGTTCCAGATGTTCAACCTGCAATG GATGCTATGGAGTATGCTGAATGTGAGGCTACAGTCAAAAGTTACCCTCCATTTATTGAAGCTATGAAGAGAAGAGGTGTGGATGACATGGATCTTGTTATGGTGGATGCTTG GTGTGCTGGCTACTACAGCGAAGCTGATGCTCCCAGTCGCAGACTTGGCAAGCCTCTGATATTTTGCAGAACTGAGAGTGATAGCCCCATGGAGAATGGCTATGCTCGTCCTGTGGAAGGAGTTCATGTTGTTGTTGATATGCAGAATAATGCTGTGATAGAGTTCGAAGATAGGAAGTTGGTTCCTCTCTCCCCTCCTGATCATTTGAGAAACTATACTTCTGGGGAAACAAGAGGTGGTGTTGATCGAAGTGATGTAAAACCACTTATCATCAATCAGCCTGAGGGTCCAAGTTTCCGCATTAATGGCTATTTTGTGGAATGGCAGAAG TGGAACTTCCGTATTGGCTTCACCCCTAAAGAGGGTTTGGTTATCTATTCTGTTGCTTATGTTGATGGTAGCCGTGGACGTAGACCTATAGCACATAGGCTGAGCTTTGTTGAGATGGTTGTTCCTTATGGAGATCCAAATGAACCACATTATCGCAAGAATGCATTTGATGCTGGAGAAGACGGACTTGGAAAAAATGCCCATTCTCTTAAGAAG GGATGTGATTGCTTGGGCTACATAAAATATTTTGATGCACATTTCACAAACTTCACTGGTGGTGTGGAGACAATTGAAAACTGTGTTTGTTTGCATGAGGAGGATCATGGGATCCTTTGGAAACACCAAGACTGGAGAACTGGTTTAGCAGAAGTAAGGCGGTCAAGGAGGCTCACCGTTTCATTTATCTGTACAGTTGCAAACTACGAGTATGGTTTTTACTGGCACTTCTATCAG GATGGAAAAATAGAAGCAGAAGTAAAGCTTACTGGAATTCTCAGTTTAGGGGCCCTGATGCCTGGGGAATCAAGGAAATATGGCACGACTATTGCCCCTGGTCTGTATGCACCAGTTCATCAGCATTTCTTTGTTGCCCGTATGGACATGGCAGTTGATTGCAAACCTAATGAGGCTCATAACCAG GTGGTTGAGGTTAATGTTAAAGTGGAAAGTGCAGGCACACATAATGTGCATAATAATGCTTTCTATGCTGAAGAGAAGTTGCTGAAGTCTGAGTTGCAAGCAATGCGTGATTGTGACCCTTCATCTGCACGACACTGGATT GTACGCAACACACGAACTGTAAATCGGACCGGGCAGCCTACTGGCTACAGGCTCGTGCCTGGTTCAAACTGCCTGCCCTTGGCTCTGCCTGAAGCGAAATTTCTGAGGAGGGCTGGGTTCTTGAAGCACAATCTCTGGGTGACTCAATACAAGAGCGACGAGATGTTCCCTGGAGGAGAGTTTCCCAACCAGAATCCTCGCATACACGAGGGTCTGCCAACATGGGTCAAGAAGGATAGGCCTCTGGAGGAAACCGATATTGTTCTCTG GTACGTGTTCGGGCTCACCCATATCCCCAGGCTGGAAGATTGGCCAGTCATGCCGGTGGAGCGGATAGGCTTCATGCTCATG CCACATGGATTCTTCAACTGCTCGCCTGCGGTTGACGTGCCTCCCTGCTCGTCCGATGCGGATGCCAAGGAAGCCGAGTCGCCCAAGGCCATCCAGAATGGCCTCATTTCGAAGCTGTGA